From the Syntrophorhabdaceae bacterium genome, one window contains:
- a CDS encoding SDR family NAD(P)-dependent oxidoreductase, with protein sequence MSFKEKVVFITGGTKGLGKAMAKAFLEEGAKVAVNGRNRDAIAKFEDEFKEKSILTFNADIGNYSEMEAAAEAVMSNWGKIDILINNAGIVNPLMPAERIKKDDFDRVIDINLKGTFYTTQVFGKRMIEQKSGRIISIASQVGFFGEKGFLPYSISKSALMIMTRSIAHEWSKYGVTACAIAPGFIKGGMNEGLIKKEVFVDFLSKRTPVNRMGGVDELVSLVMFLASEQAVYINGETITFDGGMTGYTQEPLLDFIMKGR encoded by the coding sequence ATGAGCTTCAAGGAAAAGGTGGTTTTTATAACAGGAGGAACCAAGGGTCTTGGAAAGGCAATGGCAAAGGCTTTTTTAGAGGAAGGGGCTAAGGTTGCTGTAAATGGCAGAAATAGAGATGCCATTGCAAAGTTTGAGGATGAGTTTAAAGAAAAAAGTATACTTACTTTTAATGCAGATATAGGCAATTACAGTGAGATGGAGGCAGCAGCAGAGGCTGTAATGAGCAACTGGGGGAAAATAGATATCCTCATCAATAATGCAGGTATAGTAAATCCCCTCATGCCTGCTGAAAGGATAAAAAAAGATGATTTTGATAGGGTAATAGATATAAATCTAAAAGGTACATTTTATACTACACAGGTTTTTGGGAAAAGGATGATCGAGCAAAAATCGGGAAGAATTATAAGTATTGCATCACAGGTAGGATTTTTTGGTGAAAAAGGTTTCCTGCCATATTCTATAAGTAAATCAGCCCTGATGATTATGACACGCTCCATTGCCCATGAATGGTCAAAATATGGCGTTACTGCATGTGCCATTGCCCCTGGATTCATAAAGGGGGGAATGAACGAGGGTTTAATAAAAAAAGAGGTATTTGTAGATTTTCTATCAAAGAGAACCCCTGTTAATAGAATGGGTGGTGTTGATGAATTGGTCTCTCTTGTCATGTTTCTTGCATCTGAACAGGCTGTTTATATAAACGGTGAAACCATCACATTTGATGGAGGAATGACAGGCTACACGCAGGAACCACTCCTGGATTTCATAATGAAAGGTAGATAA
- a CDS encoding ARMT1-like domain-containing protein: MKAWPDCIPCILKMSVDIARNIFKDEEDIRVFFERVMSLRYFKENKWNITPPEIIKDIWQIMEHSTGIKDFLAEKKRIQNDIAMDMYPSAKSIIKDSNDPFAEALKWSISGNFIDIMAGINEIAIDDVLARLNGIKLNVISIEGLKKRIGKARRIVYLCDNCGEIVFDRLFGELLKEYFQKEIVFVVRTTPVLNDATMDDAIYVGLNTVGDIIENDIDIPLPGMILNMTSNNVRRLLNESDLIISKGGGNFDTLSEEGSLRGKLSFLLQAKCQPYVSIHGVKKGDLIINNF; the protein is encoded by the coding sequence TGCCCGCAATATTTTCAAAGATGAAGAAGACATAAGGGTCTTTTTTGAGAGGGTTATGTCTCTTAGATATTTTAAGGAAAACAAATGGAATATCACACCTCCAGAGATAATAAAAGACATATGGCAGATAATGGAGCACTCAACAGGTATTAAAGACTTTCTGGCTGAAAAGAAGAGGATACAAAACGACATTGCCATGGACATGTATCCTTCTGCAAAGAGCATTATCAAAGACAGCAATGACCCTTTTGCAGAAGCCCTAAAATGGTCCATATCAGGCAATTTCATAGATATTATGGCTGGAATAAACGAAATCGCTATCGATGATGTCCTTGCAAGGTTAAATGGTATTAAATTAAATGTCATTTCTATAGAAGGGCTGAAAAAGAGGATTGGAAAAGCCAGAAGAATAGTTTATCTCTGTGATAATTGTGGTGAAATTGTATTTGATAGGTTATTCGGTGAATTATTAAAAGAATATTTTCAGAAAGAGATTGTTTTTGTTGTAAGAACTACCCCTGTTTTAAACGACGCTACAATGGATGATGCGATCTATGTAGGACTTAACACAGTGGGTGATATTATAGAAAATGACATAGATATACCATTGCCTGGTATGATTTTGAATATGACATCCAATAATGTGCGAAGATTATTAAATGAATCTGATCTTATTATTTCTAAGGGCGGAGGAAACTTTGATACTCTATCAGAGGAAGGTTCGCTAAGAGGCAAGCTCTCTTTTCTGCTCCAGGCAAAATGCCAGCCCTACGTCTCCATCCATGGGGTTAAAAAAGGTGATTTGATAATTAATAATTTTTAA
- a CDS encoding ParB N-terminal domain-containing protein, which yields MYKKLMRLEYIPLEDISINDKTFCLSYPLFDEVLNESIKDMGILQPLIVNQTKPYTLVAGFKRLESAVSLNINKLPCIIVEVGQKDAMLMAIHDNLARGFNMVEKALCVDKMIQMGFNIDEIYNLMSIMGFGRHESIIKSLIGIACSERSLKDFIISHKLSMKNIDYLLWFDFQERDEIINLLSRVSFTDSLLREILQLLSIIKVKKGILPLGELNRLGDAYEIRKILKRFVNPVITSLEEEFKRIRNLCSFPKNIDIKIDPFFEKDYIDIVIKVKDKVDLEDAIKKIDNALKKGYVEGIFGITKNRIKRDRD from the coding sequence ATGTATAAAAAATTAATGAGGCTTGAATATATACCATTAGAAGACATTTCCATCAATGATAAAACCTTTTGTCTCTCATACCCATTATTTGATGAGGTCTTAAATGAATCTATAAAGGATATGGGGATTCTTCAGCCCCTGATAGTAAACCAAACAAAACCATATACATTGGTTGCAGGTTTTAAGAGACTTGAATCTGCCGTTTCTTTGAATATAAATAAATTGCCTTGCATAATAGTAGAGGTAGGGCAAAAAGATGCCATGCTCATGGCAATACATGATAATCTCGCAAGGGGTTTTAATATGGTTGAAAAGGCACTTTGCGTAGATAAAATGATCCAGATGGGTTTTAACATAGACGAGATATATAATTTAATGTCCATCATGGGTTTTGGGCGACATGAGTCTATTATAAAAAGCCTTATAGGTATAGCCTGCTCTGAGAGAAGCTTAAAGGATTTTATAATAAGTCATAAATTGTCCATGAAGAATATAGATTATCTTCTATGGTTTGATTTTCAAGAGAGAGATGAAATCATTAATTTGCTGTCCCGCGTCTCTTTTACAGATAGCCTTTTAAGGGAGATACTCCAATTGCTCTCCATAATTAAGGTAAAAAAAGGGATTTTGCCATTAGGTGAATTAAATAGGTTAGGGGATGCATATGAAATAAGAAAAATATTAAAAAGATTTGTTAATCCAGTCATTACATCCCTTGAAGAGGAGTTTAAAAGAATAAGAAATTTGTGTTCATTTCCAAAAAATATAGATATAAAGATAGACCCATTTTTTGAAAAAGATTATATTGATATAGTAATAAAGGTAAAAGATAAAGTCGATTTAGAAGATGCCATTAAAAAGATAGATAATGCCCTGAAAAAGGGATATGTGGAGGGTATTTTTGGCATTACGAAAAATAGAATTAAAAGAGATCGAGACTGA
- a CDS encoding DUF523 and DUF1722 domain-containing protein, translating to MEKIKVGISRCLLGDKVRYDGGHQHDRYLTDTLGKFFDYVPVCPEVEYGLPIPREAMRLIGSPEAPRIVTIKTGIDHTEGMLKWSEKKLKVLEKEQLCGFIFKSKSPSSGMQGVKVYTESGIPIKKGIGIFAGTFMKHFSLLPVEDDGRLNDPKIRENFIERVFVYKRWQEFLKEGGEHGSLVDFHSDHKYLIMSHSPKHLTELGRIVADARRSKDERNAIYSETMMNALKLTATKKKNTNCLHHIMGYFKNDLTTNEKHELLEIIDDYHKGIIPLIVPVVLLKHYVRKYEKTYLKRQFYLNPHPMELMLRNHV from the coding sequence ATGGAAAAGATAAAGGTGGGTATAAGCAGGTGCCTTTTGGGAGACAAGGTGAGATATGACGGCGGACATCAACATGATAGGTATCTTACTGACACCCTGGGTAAATTTTTTGATTATGTCCCTGTATGTCCTGAGGTGGAATATGGGCTTCCTATTCCAAGAGAGGCAATGCGTCTCATTGGTTCCCCTGAAGCCCCTCGCATTGTTACTATTAAGACAGGGATTGACCACACTGAAGGTATGTTAAAATGGTCAGAAAAAAAGCTAAAGGTGTTGGAAAAAGAGCAATTATGTGGCTTTATATTCAAAAGCAAGTCTCCAAGTTCTGGCATGCAGGGTGTAAAGGTATATACAGAAAGCGGCATACCTATTAAAAAAGGCATAGGGATATTTGCAGGGACATTTATGAAGCATTTTTCTTTGCTGCCAGTGGAGGATGATGGGCGTCTCAATGACCCTAAAATAAGAGAGAATTTTATAGAGAGGGTCTTCGTATATAAGAGATGGCAGGAGTTTTTAAAAGAAGGTGGCGAACATGGCAGTCTCGTGGATTTTCACTCTGACCATAAATACCTAATTATGTCCCATAGTCCAAAACATCTTACAGAATTGGGCAGGATTGTAGCTGACGCAAGGCGTTCTAAAGATGAAAGGAACGCTATATATTCAGAGACCATGATGAATGCCTTGAAACTAACAGCAACAAAGAAGAAGAATACAAACTGCCTTCATCATATAATGGGTTATTTTAAGAATGATTTGACAACCAATGAAAAGCATGAACTCCTTGAGATTATAGATGATTATCACAAAGGTATTATTCCCTTAATAGTGCCTGTTGTTCTTTTAAAACACTATGTGAGAAAATATGAAAAGACTTATCTTAAACGACAGTTTTATCTAAATCCACATCCTATGGAACTGATGCTGAGAAACCATGTATAA
- a CDS encoding DUF4013 domain-containing protein, translated as MDLIPFIRFTLNSRFTGRWIIGGIIFFIPFVDFFSIGFISRASRTMMTGGMGLPTWDRKTELWLEGLKQIFVFILYEAVPFFLFSFGFFLSALHRFTAFFGTIITYLGFLALLIFSFFIPFAFAVFAQDMDLRKALEFEKIYNAIKEVFFQYIVGYFAILILIGLFYLTILKIPYFIGFFLFSILTYYVLLIGVYYYAQLFVKTSLSSVRINDNT; from the coding sequence ATGGATTTAATACCATTTATAAGGTTTACTCTAAATAGCCGATTTACAGGGAGATGGATAATAGGCGGTATAATATTTTTTATTCCCTTTGTTGATTTTTTTTCTATTGGTTTTATTTCAAGGGCATCAAGAACCATGATGACAGGTGGCATGGGTCTGCCTACCTGGGATAGGAAGACAGAGCTTTGGTTGGAGGGATTAAAGCAGATATTTGTATTCATCCTCTATGAGGCAGTCCCATTTTTCCTGTTTTCTTTTGGTTTTTTTCTAAGCGCACTACATCGTTTTACTGCATTTTTCGGAACCATAATAACCTATCTTGGCTTCTTAGCTCTGCTAATTTTTTCATTTTTTATTCCATTTGCCTTTGCAGTTTTTGCCCAAGATATGGACTTAAGGAAGGCGCTGGAGTTTGAGAAGATTTACAATGCCATAAAGGAGGTGTTTTTCCAATATATAGTTGGTTATTTTGCTATCCTTATCCTGATAGGTCTATTTTATCTCACAATCTTAAAAATACCTTATTTTATAGGCTTTTTCCTATTTAGTATACTCACATATTATGTTCTTCTAATAGGTGTATACTACTATGCCCAATTATTTGTTAAGACATCTCTCTCTTCAGTAAGGATAAATGATAATACTTAA